A section of the Primulina eburnea isolate SZY01 chromosome 1, ASM2296580v1, whole genome shotgun sequence genome encodes:
- the LOC140806544 gene encoding lysine-specific demethylase JMJ27-like, which translates to MDLNFPAVVEEGKLEAEENTEAVTKELEDGKEEEREEEKGGKGRGKLGGRKEMEVDGVSGIVESAGKRRGRKRKEEGNANGVDDMDGSVVKDCVFSKKESSRKCSLLAKEKIVNWNEDVYDLEFEEKPRRGCKRKMKGVGNEDIVTQQEKPRRRGRPAKFKVVKNKENGIETVAQRVNEEMPGSSHPAKREGVKNEENGNEIVTQQEKLRRGRPAKINVLKNEDKGFENVAQFVNEETPGSSHMSDREGVKNEKYDNETVAQQGIVEKRRRGRPAKRKGVENEENDGETMAEGKNSSQIRGSCRKAARAEEEEGDEEKRVGGVEINGEGIYSFRAKRARPDNKVKSKGMKKLGEDVNKRKEIERNTCHQCKRNDRGRVVRCTKCERRRYCVLCITRWYPLLPEEAFVEACPVCCNNCNCKSCLRLDTKIARSNKSMLTFSDEEKMKYSKYILRILLPFLEKFHAEQLAEKKIEAKIQGLPVSDIKPKNSFCQKKERIYCNNCQTSIVDFHRSCPRCSYDLCLTCCIEIRDGFLQGGDEEVVMQYAPRGYQYLHGDCNTADTTTKNEPSGDVDAVDARDPFELRDTTSHNMTCGEVVDSIAGDAAEAKYEWRSTDAGAIPCPPPGAGGCGEGILELQCIFPDNWVSDLLLKVEEINRKQDFEDAPENCEQECSCSKFMGENSNRENSRKVSSRENLLEDNFLYNPTAKELQHTDLKHFQSHWSKGEPVIISDVLETTSGLSWEPMVMWRAFRQKTGSKHKHLVNVCALNCLDWCEVEINVRQFFQGYSNCQFDIYGWPQILKMKDWPPSNLFEERLPRHGAEFISCLPFKEYTHPSCGYLNLAVKLPKDALKPDMGPKTYIAYGLAQEFGRGDSVTKLHCDMSDAVNVLTHSESVNLDNKNISTIKELQKKHAAQDEIELYRNNQASTEMTQSQQLSENGLSRLNEKAFLPSFGRNDAKGFRAPNLSKGNTLNERPDGKASVETHMSDQKDGKVQMQLSIKSHEGESLDGQNYIIETNNSTYKSGGNSCIEVEMVSVNDREIFNDGRKKLLEASEIVNECQEEDYRKKENDSSFVSRNVLENNEEIDGGALWDIFRRQDVPKLEEYVRKHYKEFRHIHLNPLPRIVHPIHDQTVYLTMEHKRRLKEEYGIEPWTFIQKLGDAVFIPAGCPHQVRNLKSCIKVAIDFVSPENVQECVRLTEEFRILPRNHRAKEDKLEVKKMVLHAIGQAVEDLGTLPSTPITGVNGMDPSRRFKQRNIVIV; encoded by the exons ATGGATTTGAATTTTCCGGCAGTAGTGGAGGAGGGGAAACTTGAGGCGGAAGAGAATACGGAGGCTGTGACTAAAGAGTTAGAAGACGGGAAGGAGGAGGAGCGAGAGGAAGAAAAGGGGGGAAAAGGACGAGGGAAACTCGGGGGGAGAAAAGAAATGGAGGTTGATGGAGTATCTGGAATAGTGGAAAGTGCGGGGAAAAGGAGGGGTAGGAAGAGGAAAGAAGAGGGAAATGCAAACGGGGTTGATGATATGGACGGAAGTGTGGTGAAAGATTGTGTTTTTAGCAAGAAGGAATCTTCAAGGAAGTGCAGTCTGCTGGCGAAAGAGAAAATCGTGAACTGGAATGAGGATGTGTACGATTTGGAATTTGAGGAGAAGCCGAGGAGGGGTTGTAAGAGGAAGATGAAGGGTGTTGGGAACGAGGATATTGTGACACAACAGGAGAAGCCGAGAAGGAGGGGGCGTCCGGCAAAGTTTAAGGTAGTCAAGAATAAGGAGAATGGTATTGAGACTGTGGCACAACGTGTAAATGAGGAGATGCCGGGAAGCAGTCATCCGGCCAAGAGAGAAGGTGTCAAGAACGAGGAGAATGGCAATGAGATTGTAACACAACAGGAGAAGCTGAGAAGAGGTCGTCCGGCAAAGATTAACGTACTCAAGAACGAGGATAAAGGTTTTGAGAATGTGGCACAATTTGTAAATGAAGAGACTCCAGGAAGCAGTCATATGTCCGATAGAGAGGGAGTCAAGAATGAGAAGTATGATAATGAGACTGTGGCACAACAGGGAATTGTGGAAAAGCGGAGAAGGGGTCGTCCGGCAAAGAGGAAGGGAGTAGAAAACGAAGAGAATGATGGTGAGACTATGGCAGAAGGAAAAAACAGTAGCCAAATTCGAGGAAGCTGCAGAAAGGCAGCGAGAGCCGAAGAAGAGGAGGGAGACGAGGAAAAACGAGTGGGCGGAGTGGAAATTAATGGAGAAGGAATTTATTCATTTAGAGCTAAGAGGGCTAGACCTGATAATAAAGTCAAGAGCAAGGGTATGAAGAAGCTTGGTGAAGATGTAAACAAA CGTAAGGAGATAGAGCGTAACACGTGTCACCAGTGCAAGAGGAACGATAGAGGGAGGGTTGTTAGATGCACCAAATGTGAAAGAAGGAGATACTGTGTTCTTTGCATAACTAGATG GTATCCGCTGTTGCCAGAAGAGGCTTTTGTTGAAGCTTGCCCGGTTTGTTGCAACAACTGTAATTGCAAGAGTTGCCTGCGGTTGGATACAAAAATTGCG AGATCAAATAAATCGATGTTGACATTCAGTGATGAAGAGAAGATGAAGTATTCTAAATACATTTTGCGAATCCTTCTGCCCTTCTTGGAAAAATTCCATGCAGAACAATTGGCTGAGAAGAAAATCGAGGCTAAAATACAAG GGTTACCAGTGTCAGATATAAAACCAAAGAATTCATTTTGCCAGAAGAAGGAGAGAATATACTG CAATAACTGCCAGACTTCCATTGTCGATTTTCACCGAAGCTGCCCACGATGTTCCTATGATCTGTGCCTCACTTGTTGCATAGAGATTAGGGATGGTTTTCTGCAAGGAGGTGATGAGGAAGTGGTCATGCAATATGCTCCACGTGGGTATCAATACTTGCATGGTGATTGTAATACTGCTGACACTACAACTAAGAATGAACCTAGTGGTGACGTAGATGCAGTTGATGCCAGGGATCCTTTTGAGTTACGTGATACCACTTCACATAACATGACTTGTGGTGAAGTGGTTGACTCCATTGCTGGGGATGCTGCCGAGGCCAAATATGAATGGAGATCTACCGATGCAGGTGCTATTCCATGCCCGCCGCCAGGGGCTGGTGGATGTGGTGAAGGGATTTTGGAACTTCAATGCATTTTTCCTGATAATTGGGTCTCTGACTTGTTACTGAAGGTGGAAGAAATAAACCGAAAGCAAGACTTTGAGGATGCGCCTGAAAATTGTGAGCAGGAGTGTTCATGTTCTAAATTCATGGGTGAAAATTCTAACAGGGAAAACTCAAGAAAAGTTTCTTCTCGAGAAAATTTATTAGAAGACAATTTCTTATATAACCCCACAGCTAAAGAACTTCAGCATACTGATTTGAAGCACTTTCAATCGCATTGGTCCAAGGGAGAGCCAGTAATCATTAGTGATGTCCTTGAAACTACATCTGGTTTGAGCTGGGAACCCATGGTTATGTGGCGTGCTTTTCGTCAGAAAACTGGCAGTAAACATAAACATCTAGTTAATGTTTGTGCTTTAAATTGCTTGGATTGGTGTGAG GTTGAAATAAATGTTCGTCAATTTTTCCAAGGATATTCAAATTGTCAGTTTGACATTTATGGTTGGCCTCAGATTCTTAAGATGAAAGACTGGCCTCCATCTAACTTGTTTGAGGAGCGGTTACCTCGCCATGGTGCTGAGTTTATCAGCTGCTTGCCTTTCAAAGAATATACACATCCTAGCTGTGGTTACTTAAACCTTGCTGTTAAACTGCCCAAGGACGCTCTTAAACCTGATATGGGGCCAAAGACGTATATTGCTTATGGGTTGGCTCAGGAATTTGGACGGGGAGATTCTGTAACAAAACTACATTGTGATATGTCTGATGCA GTGAATGTATTGACCCATTCTGAGTCAGTTAACCTTGACAATAAGAATATTTCGACTATAAAAGAACTACAAAAGAAGCATGCTGCTCAGGATGAAATTGAATTGTATCGAAATAACCAGGCATCGACTGAAATGACACAAAGTCAGCAACTCAGTGAAAATGGATTATCTAGGTTGAATGAAAAGGCTTTCTTACCGTCCTTTGGAAGGAATGATGCCAAGGGATTTAGAGCTCCTAATCTGTCAAAGGGAAACACACTAAATGAAAGACCTGATGGAAAAGCCAGTGTGGAAACTCACATGTCGGATCAGAAAGACGGTAAGGTTCAAATGCagcttagcataaaaagtcatGAAGGTGAATCCTTAGATGGCCAAAATTATATAATCGAGACCAACAACTCCACCTACAAATCTGGTGGAAACTCTTGCATTGAGGTGGAAATGGTCAGTGTAAATGACAGGGAGATATTTAATGATGGTCGGAAGAAATTGTTGGAAGCTTCTGAAATTGTAAATGAGTGCCAAGAGGAAGACTATAGAAAGAAGGAAAATGACAGTTCTTTTGTTTCTAGAAATGTGTTGGAAAATAATGAAGAGATTGACGGTGGTGCTCTCTGGGATATTTTTAGGAGGCAAGATGTCCCGAAATTGGAGGAATATGTGAGGAAGCACTACAAGGAGTTCAGACACATCCATCTCAATCCCTTGCCACGG ATTGTCCATCCTATTCACGATCAAACTGTTTACTTGACTATGGAGCATAAGAGGAGACTCAAGGAAGAATAC GGAATCGAACCATGGACATTTATTCAGAAATTAGGTGATGCAGTTTTCATTCCTGCTGGCTGCCCGCATCAAGTCAGAAATTTAAAG TCATGCATAAAGGTTGCAATTGACTTTGTCTCACCAGAAAATGTCCAAGAATGTGTTCGGTTGACTGAGGAATTCCGCATTCTTCCCCGGAATCACAGGGCTAAGGAAGACAAATTAGAG gTGAAGAAAATGGTTCTTCATGCAATTGGACAAGCTGTTGAGGATTTGGGAACACTTCCAAGTACACCTATAACTG GCGTTAATGGGATGGATCCTTCTCGAAGGTTCAAGCAAAGGAACATCGTTATTGTTTAA
- the LOC140810232 gene encoding germin-like protein subfamily 1 member 16, protein MSATRIVVLFLVILAVVWSGAYAADPDPLQDICVGFNDPKAAVVVNGKFCKNPENVTVEDFIYSGLNIPANTSNPLGTNITTVFEDQLHGLNHQGISMIRIDYAPNGLNPPHVHPRATELILVAKGVLYAGFIGSNPSDPNLPNKLYAKIIYPGDVLVFPRGLLHFQLNVGKTDALVFATFNSQNPGFFNIPDALFGTEPPVYPDVLAKAFQMDKGSIEYLQSLTRMRIKGENY, encoded by the exons ATGTCTGCGACTCGAATTGTGGTACTGTTCTTGGTCATTTTGGCTGTGGTTTGGTCAGGTGCTTATGCCGCCGATCCAGATCCGTTGCAGGATATCTGCGTTGGATTCAATGATCCAAAGGCCGCTG TGGTGGTGAATGGAAAGTTTTGCAAGAACCCCGAAAACGTGAcagtagaagatttcatctatTCTGGTCTCAACATACCTGCAAACACTTCAAATCCTCTTGGAACAAATATAACCACTGTTTTTGAAGATCAGCTGCATGGCCTTAATCACCAGGGAATATCTATGATCCGAATCGACTACGCGCCAAACGGTCTCAACCCGCCCCACGTGCATCCTCGCGCCACTGAACTTATTCTGGTCGCAAAAGGCGTCCTCTACGCCGGTTTTATAGGCTCGAACCCTTCGGACCCGAATCTACCGAACAAGCTCTATGCAAAGATAATATATCCGGGAGACGTGCTCGTGTTCCCGAGGGGATTGTTGCACTTTCAGCTAAACGTGGGGAAGACAGATGCACTTGTGTTTGCTACCTTTAACAGCCAGAATCCGGGATTCTTTAACATACCGGACGCTTTGTTCGGAACCGAGCCTCCTGTCTATCCCGACGTTCTTGCTAAAGCTTTTCAAATGGATAAAGGAAGCATCGAGTATCTTCAATCACTCACCCGTATGAGGATCAAGGGAGAAAATTATTAA
- the LOC140806364 gene encoding protein MODIFIED TRANSPORT TO THE VACUOLE 1-like → MDQSRRAVESYWRSKMIDGATSDEDRVTPVYKLEEICDLLRSAHVSIVKEVAEFILKRLQHKSPIVKQKALRVIKYAVGKSGVEFRREMQRNSVDVRQLIHYKGQPDPLKGDALNKAVRETAQETLSALFSSDESKLTPAENSLGSRIQGFGSTNYEMTSEDRKSFITEVVDIGTATIKQGLSSFIQSPSMRKYVDTGSYKSPNLRRSFTTENDHSDQYEGISSRGTNDNSSRFSKNAGSGNWGQEISSSQMETSNGHSAATYGQKTREEKLLESIVTAGGVRLQPTRDALHVFLLEASKLNPLALGQAIEAKLKSPVWQVRMKAICVLEAVLRKRDDQNFSVVASYFIENHDVVVKCSESPQSSLREKANKVLSLLDGGQGGVINHSENTVKLSQTSVMGDLIDTGDQVDIGVEDTEKTASAPRINQVSASNMPLVGDLLGDSFGGDVGINGTKLYDDPFGDVSFHTNQDKDHVTDLFSVMAFDNSGNTGVNIASHKTESDPFDLFSLSSEGYQEHGNHGKDVNNLLDNLSIHSDNSLTKQNGSTSEKGSEDRGSISTTYPDNRISNDVLNAEFASPAPGMNANPMFPLGAMAYNCSPGLMFNPLLASHPMDYNAVGNLIAQQQFLATMSNFQQQGNLHSNTSFNAVGSKGGHPSPLPDIFNPGISKQPPTSLMSDSKREDNKAFDFVTDHLASAREPKRLS, encoded by the exons ATGGACCAGAGTAGGAGGGCCGTGGAGTCGTACTGGAGGTCGAAAATGATAGACGGAGCCACGTCGGACGAGGATAGGGTGACTCCAGTCTACAAACTGGAGGAAATTTGTGATTTGCTGAGGTCTGCGCATGTATCAATCGTTAAAGAAGTCGCCGAGTTTATCCTCAAGCGCCTCCAGCATAAATCACCCATCGTCAAGCAGAAG GCATTGAGGGTCATCAAATATGCTGTTGGAAAGTCCGGTGTGGAGTTTAGAAGGGAAATGCAAAGGAATTCGGTTGATGTACGGCAATTGATACACTACAAGGGCCAACCAGATCCTTTGAAGGGCGATGCATTGAACAAAGCTGTCCGCGAAACAGCACAGGAAACACTATCTGCTTTATTTTCTTCAGATGAGAGCAAATTGACACCTGCGGAAAATAGCCTGGGAAGTCGAATTCAAGGATTTGGTAGTACTAACTATGAAATGACATCAGAAGATAGAAAGTCCTTCATCACCGAGGTTGTTGACATCGGAACTGCAACAATCAAACAGGGACTTAGCAGTTTTATACAATCTCCATCCATGAGGAAATATGTTGACACGGGGAGTTACAAAAGCCCAAATCTTCGGCGTTCTTTTACCACAGAAAATGATCACTCCGATCAATATGAAGGGATCAGTTCTCGTGGTACAAATGACAACAGTTCTCGATTCTCAAAAAATGCTGGTAGTGGGAATTGGGGTCAAGAGATTAGTTCATCCCAGATGGAAACAAGTAATGGACACTCTGCTGCAACCTATGGTCAGAAGACTCGCGAGGAGAAATTGTTAGAATCCATTGTTACGGCTGGTGGTGTCCGTCTACAGCCTACTAGAGATGCACTTCATGTTTTTCTGTTGGAGGCTTCGAAGTTAAACCCTTTAGCACTAGGACAGGCCATCGAAGCAAAACTGAAATCACCAGTGTGGCAG GTTCGCATGAAAGCCATCTGTGTCCTAGAGGCAGTACTTCGGAAGAGAGATGACCAGAATTTTTCTGTTGTAGCGTCATATTTTATTGAAAACCATGATGTGGTGGTGAAATGTTCTGAATCTCCACAATCATCATTGAGGGAGAAAGCAAATAAG GTGTTGAGCCTTCTGGATGGTGGACAAGGTGGTGTAATCAATCATTCAGAAAATACAGTGAAGCTTTCTCAGACATCTGTGATGGGGGACTTGATAGACACTGGTGATCAAGTTGATATTGGTGTGGAAGATACAGAGAAAACAGCCAGTGCACCAAGAATTAACCAAGTATCAGCTTCTAACATGCCACTTGTCGGTGACTTACTTGGAGACAGTTTTGGTGGTGATGTGGGCATCAATGGAACAAAACTCTATGATGACCCTTTTGGGGATGTTTCTTTTCACACCAATCAAGATAAGGACCATGTTACTGATCTCTTTTCTGTGATGGCTTTTGATAACTCTGGAAATACAGGAGTGAACATTGCATCtcataaaactgaatcagaccCATTTGACCTTTTCAGTTTGAGTTCTGAGGGCTACCAGGAGCATGGTAATCATGGAAAAGATGTCAACAACTTGTTGGATAATTTGTCTATACATTCCGACAATTCATTGACAAAGCAAAATGGAAGTACCTCTGAAAAGGGTTCAGAAGACAGAGGTTCAATTTCCACTACCTACCCAGATAATCGAATTTCAAATGATGTCTTGAATGCAGAATTTGCGTCTCCAGCCCCTGGGATGAATGCAAATCCCATGTTTCCTTTGGGTGCTATGGCCTATAATTGTTCACCAGGCTTGATGTTCAATCCATTACTTGCTTCTCATCCTATGGATTATAACGCTGTGGGGAATCTTATTGCACAACAGCAGTTCCTTGCAACAATGTCCAACTTCCAGCAACAAGGGAATCTGCACTCCAATACAAGTTTTAATGCTGTTGGATCTAAAGGTGGACATCCTTCACCCCTTCCGGACATTTTTAACCCAGGGATATCTAAGCAACCTCCAACTTCTCTGATGAGTGACTCAAAGAGAGAGGATAACAAAGCATTTGATTTTGTAACG GATCATTTAGCTTCAGCCCGTGAACCAAAGCGTTTGAGTTGA